In a single window of the Acyrthosiphon pisum isolate AL4f chromosome X, pea_aphid_22Mar2018_4r6ur, whole genome shotgun sequence genome:
- the LOC100572753 gene encoding nucleoporin Nup43-like yields the protein MSDTGIFAEFIGRKVNRVRWRPDDLMASTMFVTGSWDNEYDNVIELWGLTSEDENSAKDFPPKLLDCVKQNGNVTQIRFLDSKFVAVSTDNGAVKVYRVIGENEDSNIHLKEIMAWDTLHSLGKEQSSCKDLAVCNFSLATIGDDYKLNIISLNTKQIHLVLEVISSSPLTCICFLTDTEVLCCNALSQMELCDIRVAKSSIMANINNFSQTQVPITCVAQHPSQKHFIFTGSDEGDVGVWDMRTNSLLTTMSSGYASSLTEIAFHPLEPDHLFTCSFGGRLLQWSSKKSYMCHVDPGDLEYSNFWVNMDKVKTRLSVNDIIQPIYMPINSLDIQKQQLICGADNEAVYFQRNLKL from the exons ATGAGTGACACGGGCATATTTGCAGAATTTATCGGCAGAAAGGTGAATAGAGTGAGATGGAGGCCAGATGACCTGATGGCGTCGACAATGTTTGTCACCGGTTCGTGGGACAACGAATAT GACAACGTAATAGAACTGTGGGGACTGACATCGGAAGACGAAAATTCTGCCAAAGATTTCCCTCCAAAACTTTTGGATTGTGTAAAACAAAACGGAAATGTTACACAAATTAga tttttagaTAGCAAATTTGTAGCTGTTAGTACAGATAATGGAGCAGTTAAAGTATATCGCGTCATTGGTGAGAATGAAGACTCTAACATTCATCTTAAAGAAATCATGGCTTGGGACACACTACATTCATTGgg taaagAACAGAGCTCTTGCAAGGATCTCGCTGTTTGTAACTTTTCTTTAGCAACCATTGGCGAtgattataaacttaatatcatatcattgaacaCTAAACAAATTCATCTAGTTctag AAGTAATAAGTAGCTCACCTTTAACATGCATTTGTTTCTTAACGGATACTGAAGTTCTCTGCTGCAATGCACTGAGTCAAATGGAACTTTGCGATATAAGAGTTGCTAAAAGTAGTATAATGGccaatatcaataatttcagtcag ACTCAAGTACCAATAACATGTGTTGCTCAACACCCTAGtcaaaaacatttcattttcacCGGTTCTGATGAAGGAGATGTTGGTGTTTGGGACATGAGAACCAATAGCTTATTAACAACTATGAGTAGTGGTTACGCATCATCACTTACCGAAATAGCATTTCACCCTTTAGAACCGGACCATTTATTTACGTGTTCATTCGGAGGAAGATTACTACAATGGAGttctaaaaaatcatatatGTGCCATGTTGACCCAG gAGATCtggaatattcaaatttttgggTGAACATGGACAAGGTAAAAACACGATTGTCGGTAAACGATATAATACAACCGATTTATATGCCAATCAACTCATTGGATATCCAAAAGCAACAACTTATTTGTGGTGCTGACAATGAAGCAGTTTACTTTCAACGTAaccttaaactttaa
- the LOC100572675 gene encoding DNA (cytosine-5)-methyltransferase 3C-like — MADNQSSDMEVDGNESTTVYSSKARTSELPWLRSSSRAKTSKLPRITSSSNPKPSKLPRLRVLSLFDGIGTGYYALLKLGFDIEVIYASEIDKDALMVTKYHFSDNIKQLGSVTEITTKMLDQIAPINLLFGGSPCSDLSGVNYRKKGLFDPKGTGILFYDYYRIWNYLSVKAARENTPFYWLYENVASMEIKNKDTISKFFECQPIVLDSLHFSPQRRKRYFWSSLPGITMLPHIQKTNYATNAPKLEDYLEKNLDRQANVEIVGTITSKRSCLQDSKSRNPVCQDGQYTGLFITEIEAIFGLPPHFTDVGDLSISSRQKLLGRAWSVQVIIDILDMLSGLFAKK; from the exons ATGGCTGACAATCAATCTTCTGATATGGAAGTAGACGGCAATGAG AGTACAACAGTTTATTCGTCAAAAGCAAGAACATCTGAATTACCATGGCTAAGATCTTCGTCAAGAGCAAAAACCTCTAAATTACCACGAATAACATCTTCATCAAATCCAAAACCATCTAAATTACCACGACTAAGAGTACTGTCTCTCTTTGACGGAATTGGcacag ggtATTATGCATTGTTGAAATTAGGGTTTGATATTGAAGTAATTTATGCAAGTGAAATAGATAAAGATGCGTTAATGGTAACTAAATATCATTTTTCCGACAACATTAAACAATTGGGTTCGGTTACTGAAATAACCACAAAAATGCTGGACCAAATCGCACCTATAAATCTGCTTTTTGGTGGTTCACCTTGCTCCGACCTATCTGGTGTCAATTATCGAAAAAAAGGACTTTTCG ATCCAAAAGGAACAggtatattattctatgattATTACCGTATATGGAACTATCTAAGTGTAAAAGCTGCTAGAGAGAATACTCCTTTTTATTGGTTATATGAAAATGTGGCAAgcatggaaattaaaaataaagacacCATTTCAAA attTTTTGAATGTCAACCAATTGTTCTTGATTCATTACACTTCAGCCCACAGCGACGTAAAAGATATTTCTGGTCGAGCCTCCCAGGGATAACAATGTTGCCTCATATTCAGAAGACAAATTATGCTACTAATGCACCAAAACTAGAAGATTATTTAGAAAAGAATTTAGACAGACAGGCTAATGTAGAAATAGTTGGAACCATCACTTCAAAAAGAAGTTGTTTACAAGATA gCAAATCTAGAAATCCTGTATGTCAAGACGGACAATACACAGGCTTATTTATAACAGAGATTGAAGCAATATTTGGTTTGCCACCACATTTTACTGATGTAGGTGATTTGTCAATATCAAGTCGCCAAAAACTTTTGGGAAGAGCGTGGAGTGTGCAAGTAATTATTGATATTCTAGATATGTTATCAGGCCTATTTGCTAAAAAGTGA